In the genome of Raphanus sativus cultivar WK10039 chromosome 4, ASM80110v3, whole genome shotgun sequence, one region contains:
- the LOC108850421 gene encoding nicotianamine synthase 1-like, with protein sequence MASQENHLLKQITDLHDQISKLESLCPSKEVDALFGQLTALCLRTDSDIDVTKMSQEVQDMRYNLIKLRSEAVVCLEQHFSTMWGSLEDPLNHINIFPTYTNYLNLSKIEFDLLTQYTARVPTKIAFVGSGPMPLSTIILAKYHLPNTMFHNIDIDPQANALASRLVSRDPDLSHRIIFHTTDLLNMTMEMLGGYDVVFLAAMVGTDKEAKVKAIEHLEMHMAPGALLMLRSAHGLRAFILKHEVTVACCPSL encoded by the coding sequence ATGGCGTCCCAAGAGAATCACCTTCTGAAGCAAATAACCGATTTGCACGACCAAATCTCAAAACTGGAGAGCTTGTGCCCATCCAAAGAAGTCGATGCCTTATTCGGACAGCTCACGGCCTTGTGCTTGCGCACAGACTCGGACATCGACGTAACAAAGATGAGTCAAGAAGTCCAAGACATGAGATACAATCTCATCAAGCTACGTAGTGAAGCCGTTGTATGTTTAGAACAACACTTTTCCACCATGTGGGGATCTCTCGAAGACCCGCTTAACCACATAAATATCTTCCCTACCTACACCAACTACCTCAACCTAAGCAAGATCGAGTTCGATCTCCTAACACAGTACACGGCCCGTGTCCCAACGAAGATTGCGTTCGTGGGATCGGGTCCTATGCCCCTCTCGACCATTATTTTAGCTAAGTACCACCTCCCAAACACTATGTTCCATAACATTGACATCGACCCTCAAGCCAACGCTCTCGCCTCCCGTCTTGTCTCACGCGACCCTGACCTGTCCCATCGCATCATTTTCCACACTACCGACTTACTCAACATGACCATGGAGATGCTAGGTGGCTATGACGTTGTTTTCTTGGCCGCTATGGTTGGAACGGACAAAGAGGCAAAGGTTAAAGCCATTGAGCATTTGGAGATGCACATGGCACCTGGAGCGCTTCTCATGCTTAGGAGTGCTCATGGCCTTAGAGCTTTCATATTGAAGCATGAAGTTACCGTTGCTTGTTGTCCAAGTCTTTAG